One window of the Scyliorhinus torazame isolate Kashiwa2021f chromosome 24, sScyTor2.1, whole genome shotgun sequence genome contains the following:
- the LOC140399841 gene encoding muscarinic acetylcholine receptor M1-like: MNLSAVTLSPTVSLGNSSYDPLGGHRVWEAVLMTLVSASLSLVTVTGNILVVLSFKFNRQLKTVNNYFLLSLAYADLIIGALSMNLYTTYIVMDRWALGNVACDLWLTLDYVASNASVMNLLVISFDRYFSITRPLMYRAKRTPRRAVIMIVLAWSISFILWAPAILLWQYVVGQRTRKPGSCSIQFFSMPAITICTAIAAFYLPVTVMTILYWRIYSATKQRTKELATLQGREDSSSENSTGSHRGTDNCPRPQDAGVQQLCREDGESSALTRDHLSPLKVDREQDDSSCASSGNIMRPEPAASPSDGHPGSEGTPLWPCCPRTQPVLIKPGGQIIHLASTADAAVSVRMTLLRSSQSGQEVELEESSLTCQELVARAGNGSSPKGLKKLFCSSLSSKGAPLPGSFNPKVKSHVVPRRTIIKEKKAAKTLSAILLAFLITWCPYNIMVLVSAFCDGCIPRGVWHLGYWLCYLNSTVNPMCYALCNKEFRVTFKMLLLCRWDRRKWALK; the protein is encoded by the coding sequence ATGAACCTCTCAGCAGTCACTCTGTCGCCGACGGTTTCTCTGGGGAACTCCAGCTACGATCCACTGGGTGGTCACAGGGTCTGGGAGGCGGTGCTGATGACGCTGGTGTCCGCCAGCCTGTCCTTGGTGACCGTCACCGGCAATATCCTGGTGGTCCTGTCCTTCAAATTCAACCGGCAGCTGAAGACGGTGAATAACTATTTCCTCCTCAGCTTGGCCTACGCGGACCTGATCATTGGCGCCCTGTCCATGAACCTTTACACCACCTACATTGTCATGGACCGCTGGGCATTGGGCAATGTAGCCTGTGACCTCTGGCTCACCTTGGACTACGTTGCCAGCAACGCGTCCGTCATGAATCTCCTGGTGATCAGCTTTGACCGTTACTTCTCCATCACCCGTCCACTGATGTACAGAGCCAAGCGAACCCCACGGAGAGCCGTCATCATGATAGTTCTGGCTTGGAGCATCTCCTTTATCCTCTGGGCTCCCGCCATCTTGCTCTGGCAGTACGTCGTGGGCCAGCGGACACGGAAGCCAGgtagctgctccatccagttctttTCCATGCCCGCCATCACCATCTGCACGGCCATCGCCGCCTTCTACCTGCCCGTCACCGTCATGACCATCCTGTACTGGCGCATCTACAGCGCGACCAAACAGCGCACCAAGGAGCTGGCCACCCTCCAGGGAAGGGAGGATAGTTCCAGCGAGAACTCCACGGGCAGCCACCGGGGCACCGACAACTGCCCGAGGCCCCAGGACGCTGGAGTTCAGCAGCTCTGCAGGGAGGATGGGGAGTCCTCCGCCCTCACCAGGGACCACCTGTCCCCGCTCAAAGTGGACCGGGAGCAAGACGACAGCAGCTGTGCCAGCTCTGGAAATATAATGCGGCCGGAGCCCGCAGCCTCGCCGTCTGACGGTCATCCAGGGTCAGAGGGAACACCGTTGTGGCCCTGCTGCCCGCGCACCCAGCCGGTGTTAATCAAACCAGGTGGGCAGATAATCCAcctggcctccaccgcggatgccgccGTCTCGGTCAGGATGACGTTGCTGAGAAGCAGTCAGTCGGGGCAAGAGGTGGAGCTGGAGGAAAGCAGCCTCACTTGCCAGGAGTTGGTGGCCAGGGCAGGCAATGGCTCCTCGCCCAAGGGACTCAAAAAACTGTTTTGCTCCTCTCTCTCGTCGAAGGGTGCACCTTTGCCCGGTTCGTTCAACCCCAAGGTCAAGAGCCACGTGGTTCCAAGGAGGACTATCATTAAGGAAAAGAAGGCCGCCAAAACCCTATCGGCCATCTTGCTGGCTTTCCTCATTACCTGGTGCCCCTATAACATCATGGTGCTGGTTTCAGCCTTTTGTGACGGCTGTATACCCAGGGGAGTCTGGCATTTGGGTTACTGGCTGTGCTACCTTAACAGCACTGTTAACCCCATGTGCTACGCCCTGTGCAACAAGGAGTTCCGCGTCACCTTCAAGATGCTCCTTCTTTGCCGCTGGGACAGAAGGAAATGGGCCCTCAAATAA